One Ureaplasma urealyticum serovar 8 str. ATCC 27618 genomic window carries:
- the rsmG gene encoding 16S rRNA (guanine(527)-N(7))-methyltransferase RsmG: protein MTRKDFFNVLTRYFPWVDEQTFISFEKYKTIIQKYNQIFNLTRLDSDDKIYQNFFLDSLAPYKELDFFTQNTNLKLIDIGSGSGIPGVVLKIIFKNLNLTLLEANQKRCEFLKILTQELGLNDVLIWNMRAEDLTQSMRESFDVATSRAVASLDKILEISAAFVKVNGYLIQPKSIKFYEEELKAKNIIKTLYLERIALKDFWENDYHHLVGVYLKKQITPLQFPRPWNLILKKPL, encoded by the coding sequence ATGACTAGAAAAGATTTTTTTAATGTTTTAACTAGATATTTTCCTTGAGTTGATGAACAAACTTTTATAAGTTTTGAAAAATATAAAACAATCATTCAAAAATATAATCAAATTTTTAATTTGACAAGACTTGATAGTGATGATAAGATTTACCAAAATTTCTTTTTAGATTCGCTTGCACCTTATAAAGAACTAGATTTTTTTACACAAAATACTAATCTTAAATTAATTGATATTGGTTCTGGTTCTGGAATTCCAGGGGTTGTTTTAAAGATTATTTTTAAAAATTTAAATCTAACATTATTAGAAGCTAATCAAAAACGATGTGAATTTCTTAAAATATTAACTCAAGAATTAGGTTTAAATGATGTCTTAATTTGAAATATGCGTGCTGAAGATTTAACACAATCGATGCGTGAATCTTTTGATGTTGCAACTTCAAGAGCTGTTGCATCATTAGATAAAATTTTAGAAATTTCAGCCGCATTTGTTAAAGTTAATGGTTATTTAATTCAACCAAAATCAATAAAATTTTATGAAGAAGAACTAAAAGCAAAAAATATTATAAAAACTTTGTATTTAGAAAGAATCGCTTTAAAAGATTTTTGAGAAAATGATTATCATCATTTAGTTGGTGTTTATTTAAAAAAACAAATCACTCCACTACAATTCCCTCGTCCTTGAAATCTAATTCTTAAAAAACCACTCTAA
- a CDS encoding restriction endonuclease subunit S, translated as MSINAKLSSVFEIITTGKQKNTFNINLEGLYPLISASTANNGIMGYVDNYLYDGQNITISRVGNAGTTFYHEGKISLTDNCFILSKINKKIAKVKYVFYLLKLNEDKKIRSISHGTTRKIINKTDLDNLIIYLPSIEIQNAIISIIEPHEKLFVKYSNLVDISSVENAKKDVDNLISIIEPLDILENKINKLKTVLKKLLINIYDKNCNSHVNLFENNKIYTNKYLNQNLYCDTSCIGELEINFSKMINISLEDKPSRADLSIKNNSIIFSKLLGENKVYCFLNNENIVFSTGFFNIKSNDENNDDLLSFLLSSDFKNQKSMLANGTTMIGINNSDLTKVRCKAPFLNSNIYFTFFNKLNEIENKITLARNKIVNLLIK; from the coding sequence ATGTCAATTAATGCTAAGTTGTCTTCAGTATTTGAAATAATAACAACAGGAAAGCAAAAGAATACATTTAATATAAATTTAGAAGGTTTATATCCATTAATTTCAGCTAGTACGGCAAACAATGGTATTATGGGATATGTTGATAATTATTTATATGATGGACAAAATATAACTATTTCTAGAGTAGGTAATGCGGGCACAACTTTTTATCATGAAGGTAAAATTTCATTGACTGATAATTGTTTTATATTATCTAAAATTAACAAAAAAATTGCTAAAGTTAAATATGTTTTCTATTTATTAAAATTAAATGAAGACAAAAAAATTAGAAGTATTTCGCATGGAACAACTAGAAAAATAATAAATAAAACTGATTTAGATAATTTAATTATTTATCTACCCTCAATAGAAATTCAAAATGCAATAATTTCGATTATTGAACCACATGAAAAGTTGTTTGTAAAATACTCTAATTTAGTTGATATATCAAGTGTAGAAAATGCTAAAAAAGATGTCGATAACTTAATTTCGATTATTGAACCATTAGATATTTTAGAAAATAAAATTAACAAATTAAAAACTGTGCTTAAAAAATTGTTAATAAATATTTATGACAAAAATTGCAATTCACATGTAAATTTGTTTGAAAACAATAAGATTTACACTAATAAATATTTAAATCAAAACTTGTATTGTGACACATCATGCATAGGCGAGCTAGAAATTAACTTTTCAAAAATGATTAATATAAGTTTAGAAGACAAACCTAGTCGTGCTGATCTATCTATTAAAAACAATTCAATTATTTTTTCTAAATTATTAGGTGAAAACAAAGTGTATTGCTTTTTAAATAATGAAAATATTGTTTTTTCAACAGGTTTTTTTAATATTAAAAGTAATGATGAAAACAATGATGATCTTTTAAGTTTTTTATTATCAAGTGATTTTAAAAATCAAAAATCAATGTTAGCCAATGGAACAACTATGATTGGCATTAATAATAGCGATCTAACAAAAGTACGTTGTAAAGCACCTTTTTTAAATTCTAATATTTATTTCACTTTTTTTAACAAACTTAATGAAATTGAAAATAAAATAACCTTAGCAAGAAATAAAATCGTTAATTTATTAATAAAGTAA
- a CDS encoding PQ-loop repeat-containing protein: MSPISIELIIQISIGLSASLILLFAFLPQTLLTIKTKNTAALTISMFIICFIARLCFSLSAILTIIVYIHNQDYGLSLYALTLPVLICHGINMLLNLIIAFIKINNVYKAKIHKMNESEYIIFAYAQKLKEKVSIKK; encoded by the coding sequence GTGTCTCCAATTAGTATTGAATTAATAATTCAAATAAGTATTGGATTAAGTGCTAGCCTAATTTTATTGTTTGCTTTCTTACCACAAACACTTTTAACCATTAAAACTAAAAATACTGCTGCATTAACAATTAGTATGTTTATTATTTGTTTTATTGCACGTTTATGTTTTAGTTTAAGTGCTATTCTAACAATTATCGTTTATATTCATAATCAGGATTATGGTTTATCTTTATACGCGCTTACACTTCCTGTTTTAATATGTCATGGTATTAATATGTTATTAAATTTAATTATTGCTTTTATAAAAATCAATAATGTTTATAAAGCCAAAATCCATAAAATGAATGAGAGTGAATATATTATTTTTGCTTATGCTCAAAAATTAAAGGAAAAAGTATCGATAAAAAAATAA
- a CDS encoding AlbA family DNA-binding domain-containing protein, with product MLNLKQYLGETNFYDKKEKLEKKKIKSWLKSVCAFANGQGGKLIFGVNENNDILGLENYLNDSEFISETIKTKIDNIPEFDIEINEYENKIILILTIFPGRNPPYFLVDNGSKTPYKRVGNQSVIASRNDLLNWCLRSQNRTYDSLVSNKLLKDVSFLMLKNEYQKHTENLWEDKFLKSFELIDNNNYLTNAGALFADGYQVYQSRVFLYSLKWKD from the coding sequence GTGTTGAATTTAAAACAATATTTAGGCGAAACTAATTTTTATGATAAGAAAGAAAAATTAGAAAAGAAGAAAATAAAATCATGACTAAAAAGCGTTTGTGCGTTTGCTAATGGTCAAGGTGGCAAATTAATATTTGGTGTAAATGAAAACAATGATATTTTAGGATTAGAAAATTATTTAAATGATTCTGAATTTATTAGTGAAACTATTAAAACAAAAATTGATAATATTCCAGAATTTGATATTGAAATTAATGAATACGAAAACAAAATTATTCTAATACTAACAATCTTTCCAGGAAGAAATCCACCATATTTTCTAGTTGATAATGGTTCAAAAACTCCATATAAAAGAGTTGGTAATCAAAGTGTAATTGCTTCACGCAATGATTTATTAAATTGATGTTTAAGAAGTCAAAATCGCACCTATGATTCATTAGTTTCGAATAAATTACTAAAAGATGTTAGTTTTTTAATGTTAAAAAACGAATATCAAAAACATACAGAAAATTTATGAGAAGATAAATTTTTAAAATCCTTTGAATTGATTGATAACAATAATTACTTAACAAATGCTGGAGCTTTATTTGCTGATGGATATCAAGTTTATCAATCACGAGTTTTTTTGTACTCGTTGAAATGGAAAGACTAA
- the mnmG gene encoding tRNA uridine-5-carboxymethylaminomethyl(34) synthesis enzyme MnmG: MKKYDVIVIGAGHAGLEAAFATSNLNLQTALITLDEKGIGMMPCNPSIGGPAKGIVTREIDALGGIQGKAADATTMQMKILNSSKGPGVWAIRAQIDKIAYQRWFKQQIKQQKNLDLIIAEVSDLLVENNIVKGVILSDQKIIQADYVIITTGTYLKSITHRGSVCVDEGADGTKNAKFLSDVLVKLGFELIRLKTGTPARIKKDSIDFTNMVLEPGTNQKIAFSHYHPVYKPYDKQLPCHIIYTNEQTHQIIRENLNKSAMYGGMISGIGPRYCPSIEDKIVKFSEKPRHQIFVEPESYELDSMYLGGFSTSMPIDVQEKMIRSLPGLEDCEILKYAYAIEYDAIDPTQLYPSLESKLVNNLFFAGQINGTSGYEEAAAQGLMAAINVSQKHKNKEPIVLGRDQAYIGVMIDDIVTKGVVEPYRLLTSRAEHRLALRNDNADDRLMKIGFEIGLLKPEVYDQYLNNLKQINEVLNWLKTTTVGQIDDLKFTTLKTNSYLIDYLKRPEVKLNDLLIYCPIKIEDEQIINKVQIQVKFEGYIKNQEENLKQLKRLNNIKLHGIVDYKEVPNISLETIDKLNKIKPLDLEQASRISGVNLTDIAMIKYYLERIKND, from the coding sequence GTGAAAAAATATGATGTAATTGTCATTGGTGCTGGACACGCAGGATTAGAAGCAGCTTTTGCAACTTCTAATCTTAATTTACAAACAGCATTAATTACATTAGATGAAAAAGGGATTGGGATGATGCCATGCAATCCTTCAATAGGAGGGCCGGCTAAAGGAATTGTTACGCGTGAAATTGATGCCCTTGGTGGTATTCAAGGTAAAGCAGCTGATGCTACAACAATGCAAATGAAAATCTTAAATTCATCAAAAGGACCTGGTGTTTGAGCGATTCGTGCACAAATTGATAAAATTGCTTACCAACGATGATTTAAGCAGCAAATTAAACAACAAAAAAATTTAGATTTAATCATTGCTGAGGTTAGTGATCTATTAGTAGAAAATAACATTGTTAAAGGTGTTATTTTAAGTGATCAAAAAATCATCCAAGCTGATTATGTAATTATTACAACAGGAACTTATTTAAAATCAATTACTCATCGTGGTTCGGTTTGTGTTGATGAAGGAGCAGATGGTACAAAAAATGCTAAATTTTTAAGTGATGTATTAGTGAAATTAGGATTTGAGTTAATTCGTTTAAAAACAGGGACCCCTGCAAGAATTAAAAAAGATTCGATTGATTTTACAAATATGGTTCTTGAACCTGGTACAAATCAAAAAATTGCTTTTAGTCACTATCACCCTGTTTATAAACCTTATGACAAACAACTTCCTTGTCATATTATTTATACAAACGAACAAACTCACCAAATTATTCGAGAAAATTTAAATAAATCAGCAATGTATGGGGGTATGATTTCTGGAATTGGGCCACGTTATTGCCCTTCAATTGAAGATAAAATTGTTAAATTTAGTGAAAAACCGCGCCACCAAATTTTTGTTGAACCAGAATCATATGAATTAGATTCAATGTACTTGGGTGGTTTTTCAACTTCAATGCCAATTGATGTTCAAGAAAAAATGATTCGTAGTTTACCTGGATTAGAAGATTGTGAAATCTTAAAATATGCTTATGCTATTGAATATGATGCTATTGATCCAACCCAACTATATCCTAGTTTAGAATCAAAATTAGTTAATAATTTATTTTTTGCTGGACAAATTAATGGAACTAGTGGCTATGAAGAAGCAGCGGCCCAAGGATTAATGGCTGCAATTAATGTTAGTCAAAAACATAAAAATAAAGAACCAATTGTTTTAGGTCGTGACCAAGCTTATATTGGTGTGATGATCGATGATATTGTTACTAAAGGTGTTGTTGAACCATATCGTTTACTAACAAGCCGTGCTGAACATCGTTTAGCTTTAAGAAATGATAATGCTGATGATCGATTAATGAAAATTGGTTTTGAAATTGGTTTATTAAAACCAGAAGTATATGATCAATACTTAAATAATTTAAAACAAATTAATGAAGTTTTAAATTGATTAAAAACAACAACTGTAGGACAAATTGATGATTTAAAGTTTACGACTTTAAAGACAAATAGTTACTTAATTGATTATTTAAAGCGTCCTGAAGTTAAATTAAATGATTTATTAATTTATTGCCCAATAAAAATTGAAGATGAACAAATTATCAATAAGGTACAAATTCAAGTTAAATTTGAAGGTTATATCAAAAACCAAGAAGAAAACTTAAAACAATTAAAACGGTTAAATAATATTAAACTTCATGGAATTGTTGATTATAAAGAAGTGCCAAATATTTCTTTAGAAACAATTGATAAATTAAATAAGATTAAACCTCTTGATCTTGAACAGGCAAGTCGGATTAGCGGGGTTAATTTAACAGACATTGCAATGATTAAATATTATTTAGAAAGAATTAAAAATGACTAG
- a CDS encoding SemiSWEET family sugar transporter, with protein MSSLPVIILVIGIFGSIFLVIGYIPQVIKVIKTKRTDGISLTFLISLNIACFLFVIYSILVMIFNKHNGIPTALPLCLANTIVGILGLVILIYKVKNIKKAKLYLMDEKTYYEKYVLNNL; from the coding sequence ATGAGTTCATTACCAGTTATTATTTTAGTAATTGGCATTTTTGGGTCTATTTTTCTAGTAATAGGATATATTCCCCAAGTAATTAAAGTTATCAAAACAAAACGAACAGATGGAATTTCATTAACATTTTTAATTTCTTTAAACATCGCTTGTTTTCTATTTGTAATATATAGTATATTAGTAATGATTTTTAACAAACATAATGGCATTCCTACTGCTTTACCATTATGTCTTGCAAACACCATAGTAGGAATTTTAGGTCTAGTTATTTTAATTTATAAAGTTAAAAACATTAAAAAAGCTAAATTATATTTAATGGATGAAAAGACATATTATGAAAAATATGTCTTAAATAATTTATAG
- a CDS encoding restriction endonuclease subunit S, whose product MSIKLKDIIYAKRGSTITSNEFKINPGSYPLISASAQNNGVFGYINSYMYEGGHITISMNGNAGCVFYQKDKFSANSDVLVLSNIDNKISNNKFIFYWLKKHENTKIKSLCKGTTRLRLSNDDVLNLEINLPPIEEQNAIISIIEPIEKVINNIKNIKFKIESLVNKYFDFLYSNLEDSNFKKYILGDLFTINRGQIINSKYIESNIGSYPVISSNTKNNGVFGYINSYMYDGEFITISADGAYAGTVFLQNGRFSITNVCFILIKNNDIDFKFSNKFVYYILKKEQEVNKLKSQVGSSRPAVREYSLKEIKINLPNIEIQEKFSKIVEPLLNLSTKANKIEKILNDSLLKITKKLIV is encoded by the coding sequence ATGTCAATTAAATTGAAAGACATAATTTATGCTAAAAGAGGAAGCACTATTACGTCTAATGAATTTAAAATAAATCCTGGTTCATATCCATTAATATCTGCAAGCGCTCAAAATAATGGAGTGTTTGGTTATATTAATTCTTATATGTATGAGGGTGGACACATAACCATTTCTATGAATGGTAACGCAGGTTGTGTTTTTTATCAAAAAGACAAATTTTCTGCTAATTCTGATGTACTAGTATTGAGTAATATTGATAATAAAATATCAAATAATAAGTTTATTTTTTATTGACTAAAAAAACACGAAAACACTAAGATAAAATCTTTATGTAAAGGAACTACTAGATTAAGACTAAGTAATGATGATGTTTTGAATTTAGAAATTAACTTACCACCAATAGAAGAGCAAAATGCAATAATTTCGATTATTGAACCAATAGAAAAAGTTATAAACAATATTAAAAATATAAAATTTAAAATAGAATCATTAGTTAATAAATATTTTGATTTCTTATATTCTAATTTAGAAGATTCAAATTTTAAAAAATATATTTTAGGAGATCTATTCACAATAAATAGAGGGCAAATAATTAATTCTAAATATATAGAAAGCAATATAGGATCATATCCTGTCATTTCATCAAACACAAAAAATAATGGAGTGTTTGGTTACATTAATTCCTACATGTATGATGGTGAATTTATTACAATAAGTGCTGATGGGGCTTATGCTGGAACTGTATTTTTACAAAATGGAAGGTTTTCTATAACAAACGTTTGCTTTATATTAATAAAAAACAATGATATTGATTTTAAATTTAGCAATAAATTTGTTTATTACATTCTTAAAAAAGAACAAGAAGTAAATAAACTTAAGTCGCAAGTTGGTTCTTCTAGACCTGCTGTACGAGAATATTCGCTAAAAGAAATTAAAATTAATCTACCAAATATAGAAATTCAAGAAAAATTTTCTAAAATTGTTGAACCATTATTAAATTTGTCTACAAAAGCTAATAAAATTGAAAAAATTTTAAATGATTCTTTATTAAAAATTACTAAAAAACTAATAGTTTAA
- a CDS encoding ATP-binding protein, with protein MDIKFINHEFFCTRWNGKTKTNGLIEALDDAEFEGNLLFLLNSSINFIKRNSKNMWRKGVLYRIQYPEYPIKAVQEVIVNALIHRNYSIIGSEVHIDMYDDRLEVYSPGGMFDGNFVQNIDPYNVWSIRRNPILADLFARMNLMERRGSGLKNILEIYASKENYREDLKPEFRSTESAFFVVLKNLNYQEQNISKNENQKISPSQRRQKIIEFIQQNPKTTAYELTKVFFVSINTIERDLAKLVHDGYVEFVGSSKNGEWKIKTNQ; from the coding sequence ATGGATATCAAGTTTATCAATCACGAGTTTTTTTGTACTCGTTGAAATGGAAAGACTAAAACAAACGGTTTAATTGAAGCATTAGATGATGCAGAATTTGAAGGGAATTTACTATTTCTTTTAAATTCAAGTATAAATTTTATTAAAAGAAATAGTAAAAACATGTGAAGAAAAGGAGTTTTATATCGTATTCAATATCCTGAATATCCTATAAAAGCAGTGCAAGAAGTAATAGTTAATGCTTTAATTCATCGAAATTATTCAATTATTGGTAGTGAAGTACATATTGACATGTATGATGATAGATTAGAAGTATATTCTCCTGGTGGTATGTTTGATGGGAATTTTGTCCAAAATATCGACCCTTATAATGTATGATCAATTCGCCGTAATCCTATTTTAGCTGATTTATTTGCACGAATGAATTTAATGGAAAGAAGAGGTTCTGGTTTAAAAAATATTTTAGAAATTTATGCATCTAAAGAAAATTATCGAGAAGATTTAAAACCGGAGTTTCGTTCAACTGAATCTGCTTTCTTTGTTGTTTTAAAAAATTTAAATTATCAAGAGCAAAATATATCAAAAAATGAAAATCAAAAAATATCCCCTAGCCAAAGACGTCAAAAAATCATAGAATTTATCCAACAAAATCCAAAAACAACAGCTTATGAATTAACGAAAGTATTTTTTGTTTCAATTAATACTATTGAACGTGATCTAGCTAAATTAGTACATGATGGATATGTTGAATTTGTGGGATCATCAAAAAATGGTGAATGAAAAATTAAAACTAATCAATAA